Below is a window of Solanum stenotomum isolate F172 chromosome 7, ASM1918654v1, whole genome shotgun sequence DNA.
AATTTCAGCCCATATAAGTGAAAtagatccatttttttttatattaaattaaatggatCAATCCTATTTTCTTAAATGGGTAAATATAGACTTCAACCTATTTAAGCTCATACAAATATGGATAAAATGGGTAAATatgaaaattcatatatacacacatatcACTCACTTATCATAAAAATCTCTGATTGCGctatttgtttttgaaaataaaaaataaaaataaaaattaggggGATGGGGGATAGGATGGGTGGggtaaaaaattcttttttttggaaatttttcataaagttttttttgggTGGTGGGTGGGAGGAGTCCTGAGGTGGGGGGGATAGGGTTGGCATGAcaaataattctattttattttttttaaataaaggtttttaatttttttggggggtagGGGGTGGCGGGCGGAGGGTACGATTGgcaatttttttccttaaaaattcatttttttaaaaaaaaaaaaattgttttgggggtggggtgggggtgtactgggtaaaaaatatatatttaaatttttttatgaaaaaatattttaaaaaaataataatatagggGTGAGGTGGGGTGGGAGGGGTTGAGGTATTAACAATTGAGATttggtttaatattttttggctTTAGGAGATCAAAGTAGGTTACAACCATTTTACTCAAACTATATTTGACCAAatccatatttacccatattttatATGGGTGGATTGTAATCCAATCCattttaactcaattcataTTCAATCCATCCAAATTCAATCCGATCCAATCCACCATTTGTCACCCCTAACCGTTGTATAAAAAGGTAAATGTGAGCTACTTTTGTTACGGTAGAACTATATGTAAGCCATTTTTATAacgataggggtatatatgtgAGCCACTTTTATAACAAGGGAaaatatcagctctaaatgacataATTGAGGGGTATGTCAGACCTTTTCCCatctaactttatattatatttttgggataagacacaagtatcccctagactatgaccgaaatcttagagacacaccttaactatactaaggtcctattatctCCTGAACTcatttattgtaattttgtaaATCCTTTTGACTTACGTGGCATCCAAACATCTCTCACATGCCTCAACTACGTGGAGTCATAGAGTGTTTCACGTGAGTCAAAAGacgtacaaaattacaaaaaaaatgaagttcgGTCGGGGGGATAGTAAgaccttaatttatttaatgtGTGTCTCTGAGATATCAATTATAGTCTTGGGGGTACTTGTCCCTTATCCCTATgtttttcattgaaaattgtattgttgattttcTTACTTTATAAGCTATAAATAGGGGTGTACATAAgtcagtttggtttggtttttcttttaaaaaaaaaatctaaaccaattatgtcggtttattaaatctaaaaaccaaatcaaatcacaTAAAGTCGGGTTTTTCAATTTCGGCTTTAGTTcgttctttaaaaaaatcagtttttttacaactatatgatgtttgaaaaatatatcaaatatattttcacttacctatgtgataagctaaactttaaaaatgttaaatgaatagaaatcTTCGAAAAGACAGCCaaattcacatgagtacaaaacacttttattgaaatatcaacgttcattatgttaaattaataagattaaaagTTGCAGTCAAATtgaatacaaacaaaaaattcacaaagtaaattattaacttcgaatttcaaaaactataacaataaaattgtaacttccgatcttatacaaaataaaatatttacaaaattacaagcccaaatttgaaataatatttctaaatattgaaaactataaactaactaaacaTATCTTAACAAactagattataaataatattttttatctataaataaaataaaattatgtatatattaggtCAGTTTGATTTGAGTTCGGTttgacttttttcttttaataccaaaccaaaccaagagtggtcgaatttttttttcaacggCAAaccaatcaaaccaaaccacaaatTGGTATTTTTTTCCGCTTTGATTTAGTTCGTCGGTTTGATTTGACTTGTATACCCCTAGCTATAAATATACTCAAATTACCTTGAAAGAGATTTTTTTTCGTAGATTGATGTGCTTGAGATTCCAAAAGTAACCAAACCAATTCCAGTCATTTCACACGAAAAATGATCTGTTTTGAACGTTTGAAATGGATGATTTATCAACATACATAATCGAATTTAATTTAGaacaaatcaattatataaaataataattaataatttcacatttaaaaaatctagaaaaataaaattgatatctTTCCTTGTCAAAAGGTTAAgatctttatttaaaatttaaatttatatcccGATCTTATTGAGTCGGTTCTATAACCTTGAGTCAACAATAAAAGGATATTTCAACAACCACATGGGCTTAACAACCAATgtataaaaagaaatacaatggAGAACTAATGAGTGAcaaagaaagcaaaaaaaaaaactgtatgGAAATAGTCTCCTTGTGGAAAACGGGGACGGTATGCATAAAAATATGACTAACATGGTCAAATGGAAAAGTCTAATGTTTTCTTTAGGGCAATTTACTTGTAACTACTAAACAGTACTATCTTTTCCTTAAACTTTCCTTGGCATttcttcatgaaaaaaaatacatttgaaAAACGTTGAAATAAGTATGTGAAAGCGGCTACTCTCTAATTTATTTGCATTTAATGAAAATCTAAACTGTTTAGTTATCAAttatattaagtattttttttcacttctaaatatattaattaaatcgAATAAGATTTTGTATAAAGTCTGAAAATCGTCCAGATCTAtttattactcttttaaaaaaaaatatttttaatgttaaattctactaattattataaaaaaaaattcttcccAGATTATCTCTATACTTTTTTTATTGGcattatacataaatatgtcatttaatttaactttagcCGGGATTTATATTCTCCAACTTTGAGTAAACATTCGTCCTACGTGTCCCATGTGGCATCTTACGTGTAGAATGTCTCGTAGGACGTGTGCGtctatttattctattttatataaatttaaatatctacTTGTAcatacacaaaatttaaaaacttaaatattaGCTAAAGtcaagttaaaaaatatatttatatattatgtctttCTTATTAGATgttaaaattatattcattcgaatattaaaaaaacaacaaatactttaatatttaaACATAGGAATAATATTATAGTAATCAGATATGAGTATCTGCCCAACATATTCCACTAAATTTCATTGGGTCTTTTTTTGGTCCtcttaaaatacattatttaataatttggtgtatattataaatatgatggGACTAGTCAGTAGCTTTAACAATCCATTTTCATTTCTCTAGTCTCAAAGCAAAAAAGAGGAATTAATAATGGAGAAAGCTATTGAAAGGCAGAGAGTTCTATTGGAGCATCTTCAGCCCATTCGTTCTTCTTCTATCACtgtaagtcttttttttttctcttctatttccaatttatttctgtaactcttttttcttttttctaacaaaaggaaaaacaaaaaacaacctTGAAATTAGGTAGAATACATAAGAATCTCTCTGAATTTGAGTTATTTGTAGTTTTTATCCCTGGATGTTGAGTGTTTATCCGACAAATGACGGGTTGATTTCTCAGATGCTCAGTCaattaatagttattatctcagAAAGACATGAAAATTAGAATCAAATGTGACTCTGTGAGACTTGAGATAATACTCTGTGGAGTTCATATCAAGTGAATTGTTGGGAAACTTTTCATAGTTTAAAATAACTGAATTGTTTGAAGTTTAAGAGAATTGTTGGGACATTTTTCCTTGTTTACCCTTCATTCAATGAGATTCTTAACTACTCCGTTCGTTCCTCTTTAGCTGTTATATTACGATTTTCGAGAGTTAATTTGACTAACTTTCAAAActaagagggtgtttggatttaCTTAAAAGTTGGTTAAACCTATTTTTTTAAGTACGCTTTTTATTtctggaagtgtttgacaagtataaaattaacttaaaataagttagaaagtgtttgacaagttaaaaataaattaaaaaccaaaaataggtctcccctactttttattttttgacttaaaagttatttatgtttgactttttatttttgatttaaaagctattttttaagtcaatccaaacgggctctaaatTATATTACagtaatttgatattttaaaataaaaatttatatattcaaaaactatatgaaaagtactacaattaaattgcatttttttccatatcaatataatgaaaaatacaTCTTAAATGATAGTCAAAGTTCATATctatttgactctcaaaaaggaaattatgccaattaaaaatgaacggatggagtactttataatttttagttGAATAGTTTGAACATGAAAAGTAGcctttaattatatttatgcGCTTTAATATTTTTCGCCATACCcaataattcacttaatatggacTAAAGGGgagtaataattattattagttgagtgaccaaATCAACTCGACAAATAGGTCAGCAAACCTATGTTGACACAGACCTTAGCTCCACACTGTGGCAGCTCAGTTAAAATTTGTTCAGATGATGTTTAAGACAACTTATTCctattgttttgtttcttttcaatGTGATCAATTTTTGGTGTTCTTTTTTACCTTCCAAACAGCCTTCAATTTGTTTAGCTGGTGACAGTTCTGCATACCATAGGACATCTGCTTTTGGGGATGATGTCGTGATCGTTGCGTAAGTTATCTCTCACTTAATTAGATCATCAAACATTTCTTATAACTGTTTGGTTTTCTGTACTAATGTGGTTGTTAATTTGATGTTTTGCAGAGCTTACCGTACTGCTATTTGCAAAGCCAAACGTGGAGGTTTTAAGGATACACTATCAGATGATTTACTTGCTCCAGTTCTCAAGGTATATTATGTGTCTATATATCAGCTTCTACACTCTTGAATGTTTGATTAATTATAggaattatatataaaaaatgatactccctccgtcccaatgTATATGATAGTTTggatttcgagagtcaaacttGTTTATTTTGACTGTGCATTCAGACATACAATCTTTAAGATTattgaaaaatagttttcttgTTTGACTCTTGAGATTCGAACTATATCATTTAAaatgagacagagggagtagatGATGTCTTCCAATATTCTGTCTAAGGCTTAGTCGGTAGACTGGGAGGTTTAGGTACTTGTTGAAATAGTTGAGGTATTCCCAAGCTAGCCGGACATTAGctttattaagaaaagaaagaaagaacaatGTACTTATAAAGAGATCACAGGTACTTTGTTCTCTTATTTTTTtgctaaattgagaatttttatGAGAGTAAATCTTGTACTGCAGGCAGTAGTTGAGAAAACCAATCTGAATCCAAATGAGGTGGGAGACATTGTTGTGGGTACGGTTTTGGCACCTGGTTCAATTAGAGCAATGGAGTGCAGGATGGCTGCATTTTATGCAGGTTTTCCAGGTAATTTGTTTCATTCCTTCGTTTTAAGAATGACCCTATTCGATTTTGACTGTCAAAGCACCTTAGTTtgataataaattcaaaataatgcTTCTAGTTCTTTTGAAAAGTAACGATTTCTTGTACAATAGCCAAACTGTGATTGTGATTAATAAAATTGGTTAATCAAACCAACTAGGCAAATTCATATGATCATCTCGAAAAGAAGTGCCCGTTTCTTTCCAGTTTCTAACATGATCGTCactcaaaatatatattgtcTAACTTGATCATTTTCCCAGATACTGTGCCAATAAGAACTGTGAACAGGCAATGTTCTTCTGGCCTCCAGGCTGTTGCTGATGTAGCTGCAGCAATAAAAGCAGGATTCTACGACATAGGTATACAAGTTCATAGACATATATAGAAACACTACATGCTACAATTACGATATCCGTTTGGGTTATAACTATTTCTTTTGTGCAGGCATTGGTGCTGGACTAGAGTTAATGACAGTTGACAATATTGGACTAGTTCAAAAAGCTAACCCGAAAGTATGCTCAAACTCAGATTTTTTGCATTGTTGCACCTGATACCTCTTTTTGTAGTTGCATGTTTAAAGCTTGACATATTCTTTAATAGGTAGATGCTTTTGCACAAGCCCGTGACTGCCTTCTCCCTATGGGCATCACTTCTGAGAATGTTGCACAGCGATTTGGAGTGACACGGCTAGAACAAGACCAGGCTGCTGTAAGATTTTTGAATTCGATTAAAACATCCGTTGCTTTAGGAAGTACAGCTAGAGCTCTAATCCCAACAATATTCTGCTATAGGTCATTTCTCACCAGCGAGCAGCTGCTGCAACAGCGTCTGGAAAGTTCAAAGATGAGATTATCCCAGTTTTGACAAAGGTAGATTTGCTGCTGAATGAGATTTTTTTTCAGATGAGGGTTGTACATTTCTAACTTTTATGTCTAACATTTTACAATGAAAGATCGTGGACCCGCAAACTGGAAATGAGAAGCCCGTTGTGATTTCTGTTGATGATGGCATTCGGCCAACCACAAATTTGACAGGCCTGGCAAAGCTGAAGCCTGCATTCAAAAGAGACGGAGCAACAACTGCAGGTACCAGTTTCTTACTATGCTAAACTATTTATTCTACTTCGAATTCGGAACTTAATGCTGAATACATGATCTTTCTAGGGAATTCTAGCCAGGTCAGTGATGGTGCGGCTGCAGTGCTTCTCATGAAGAGAAGTATAGCTATGCAGAAGGGACTTCCAATTCTTGGAGTATTCAGGTAAGCTAAATTCTTTGCATATGAATAGAGATTGTACATGAAAGCTAGACTCATACCCTAAAAAATGTTAGTTTGATTCAGAATACGATGAGCCAGGTTACGAGTTTTCCGCCCTGAATTTTGGTTCGGTGTGTTGTTTGTGTCTCATGTTTAATCTAGCCTTGGTCCTTCACTTTAGTATATGAGGTCTTTGAGAAATGGAAACTTCAAACTGAACGAGTATTTTATAATGGTGCTTGCTCGATTTCTCATCAGTTGCAGTTGCTAAGGCAGAGAATTGTAGAGTCGATGAGGATCGCCTTGTACTTCTATCATGTAGTTTTATCATTTTATGTTTCTAGAGGATCAGCTTGGTATGAAGTAGaatattttccatggaaaatgttttcatgAAAAACAAGTTTGCCTAGAATTGTTGCCAGACTATAGTTTATAGTAATCATTTGCACCGGTAGTGAATGGTTTAGTAGCTGCAAGCCGCCGGTCCAACACCTCGTTCTCTGAATGAATTTATGAGCGTATTATTTACTATCGTCTTTGTGAATAATAGTTAGTTTTTGTAAACTTCAAGGGTTTTCTTTATGCTATGGTTCTttccattttttacttattttctagtgtttgATAAGGAAAAAATGTTATCTTAAGAGCATTTATATGTAATCTAGCAAAATACTATAGGGGTGGGAGGGTGTGGGGAGGCTCGGGGGTGGGATGGTTAAGGGGTAGGGGTTGGTGGCATTGGGTGGGTGAGGAGGATACAATAAGTAATAGaatgtcatttataaaactTGTTTTCCCTACTTCCATTAAGGAAGTCACTTTCCTCATTTTAAAGGAACTTCTTTtccaaagaaaatattttccaaaaacttTGTCCAACCAAACACGGAAgataagaaaacattttctccaTGCCAAACACACCAGGAGTTTTTCGTGAACTAGACATAATGTATAAGTGGAATGTAGAGTGGAAAAGCATTTCCTCAAGACTAGAGTTGGCAAATTAGGCATTAGCCCATGAAATTCCCCAATTTGTGCTGGAGAAGAACCATATTATCTAAATGGTCCTTAATATTCAAAAGTTTCCAGTTGTATTTATATCTATATCCGAAATGCAGGAGCTTTGCTGCTGTTGGTGTGGATCCTGCTGTTATGGGAATTGGTCCAGCCGTTGCAATCCCGGCTGCTGTTAAGTCTGCTGGTCTTGAGGTTAACAATATTGATCTTTTTGAAATAAACGAGGTAATATAttgaattttgatgaaaacaCCTCCAAGATCAAACCGCAATTTTTTTGTCTCAACAATTATATGTTACCTTGGCAGGCATTTGCATCCCAATATGTCTATTGCCAAAAGAAACTCAATCTTGACCCTGAAAATGTTAATGTGAATGGAGGGGCATTGGCTCTTGGGCATCCTCTGGGTGCTACAGGTAATTATTTGATATAAGGAATCGTTTTCGCAAAATGAGATATTTGATGTTTTACAAAACAAGaagtcattttttctttcaaatcaaaTCTTCCTTCCTTTCAGGTGCGCGTTGTGTGGCAACTCTGCTTCATGAGATGAAACGCCGTGGCAAAGACTGCCGTTTTGGTGTGATTTCCATGTGCATAGGtgtgtttctttttcttaaaaaattatatgacgTATACGTTTAgatttatatctatatatatatagtcttgAACTTGTATGGTTGTCTTGTTATATTGCAGGTTCTGGAATGGGGGCTGCGGCGGTGTTTGAACGAGGGGATGCTGTAGATGACTTATGCAATGCTCGGgccaacaataacaacaatttcTTGTCTAAGGATGCCAAATGAGCATGCTTATAATATCCAATGTCTGCTTTTGTTTTGAGGTAGGAAATTGAGATTTACATATTGAATAAAGACATCAACGTTTAGTGAAATTGAGATTTACATGTATCAATTATTGGAGTAACAATGGAAGGGAAGATCCTATTCTAAAACAAGTGTTtgtatgaaagaaaaataatagttaCCTTGGCGGAGTCAATGTATGATCATGAATGTCTATGAGCTAGGTTGAGTCAATGTGTGATCGATCACAAAGGCCCATGGCTTAGGTTGGTGACCCCAATTGCACTTGAGGAGAAGTGCCCGCCTAAGGTCTGCCATGGCCCCCTATTCCCTATTTCTCCATCCCATGTTTTAAGATTGCAATTCCAACCTTTATACTTGAACTTCAAATaacaaatacttgaaacttctAACACAACACATCTAATAATAAGCACcattcaagaaaaaaacaagCTAAAAATTGTTAAGAGAAATTAAgatatatatcatcatcatatgttattataagtgggaagatCCAAAAAGCAAAGttgaattatcattttatttctatattaaatcaaaatattattttaaaaaataagttaattaaatattaaacattaaatactaattatatcataatattatTGGAAATTGTTAAgtcaaaagttgaaaaataaaaatatcaatagaaagtctaaattagatatttttatccttttaaaaactaaatttaattatattttaaaaatctttttcttttcttttgtatttattttcatttctctCTTTCAATTTACTTAACACATACCGTGtgtatatattgtatttttaactCATCTTAACCTTTCCTCATTATTTCTATgttcactttttcattatttcttttctcCTTGTATACtgtctaaaaaataaattcaaatattaaGGAATACTCCACTTGAACTTAAAGGGAACTCAATAATAATGCAAATGAAACAAACTGGTATATCATAAAAATGATAAGACAATGCTTTTTATTGGTTTATTTATCATTCTGCCTCTataatatttctatatttattgaatatataattttcatagTTTTAACATGTTTTagcattaattaattttatgtaaataaatgTATAATTTAACCTTTATAGGATGAAACCATAAattatgttttcattaaaaacttataaataaatgcatttgtatttttttaagcATATAAGCTTATATATTTGAGAATATATGAAAGGATTATATAGAGATACACATGTACATAAAAAGCTCAActtattaaaaatcaaactttcttttctttacaaaATAGGGAGAATAACTTCAGCGAtgtcaattgtttttttaaaagattgaaaactcttaaatgatttaaaattacaaaagatATGAAACTTAAGTATTAATAATAAACTTggttaaacttgaaatttgatatgTTTTGATTAAACACTCCAAGAAATATTTAGAGTAAAAAGGATGCACTTTTAAAGTTACAAATTTCTAATTTCCTATGAAATAAGGAATGGGAAATTTTATACCACTGAGAAAGtccaagtatatatatatacaatttaaaatttatcatttgtaATACAAAAATTGTATTATGCTTGggataagaaaaaaattcaaatcattcAACCATTTATTGGAAATTATAATCGACGCATAGGAAACACTAACGATCACTTTGGTGGCTTTTCTACTCCTTTATTGAATAATTTGACTGATGAAATATGAGCATACAAATAATCATAGCAatccattatattttttttctcatatggGTATTATTTCGTTGAGTCTACGATCTCTTCTCTGACACTTGAACACACAAGCCAATCTGTAACAATTAAATCTGGTCAATTCATTTAGTATTtaagtataatatttttctcttttatttgctttaaatATTAATCTTCATATCTCTTACTCATTCAattgatatatttaatattcataactctcaCATATTTTATATTCATAACCTACGTCTTTTGATATTccttaattttaatatatataaattcatcttttttgtttcaACCGCCACCtaagattattattttcattctatagttaaaatagttaattattgtattatttaatttaagtcaTATTTTAGTTTGACTCGATGAAGACGACCCTTCAATTTATATTGGTGATGGAAGAAGGTGTCGACAAGaagtagaaaaattattttttgatttgtatattatttttcgACTATATTATTATGATTAAAGTCTTATGGTGTTTATATggtatttttcctttttattgtatatttttctGTGTTCTCTCTATtagactttttttatttaatattttattgtcATAAGTCTATATATTTATTGAGCTCAAATTAGACAATCATGACTTTATTAGAAGTTTGCTAACTACTACGCAAAGTTCAAAATTTGTAGTTGGttacttaaaaatagttaatattAAACATTAATATGCCCCTCATTTGTTATTTcttgtcatattttttaaaaattaatttgtaa
It encodes the following:
- the LOC125870928 gene encoding 3-ketoacyl CoA thiolase 1, peroxisomal produces the protein MEKAIERQRVLLEHLQPIRSSSITPSICLAGDSSAYHRTSAFGDDVVIVAAYRTAICKAKRGGFKDTLSDDLLAPVLKAVVEKTNLNPNEVGDIVVGTVLAPGSIRAMECRMAAFYAGFPDTVPIRTVNRQCSSGLQAVADVAAAIKAGFYDIGIGAGLELMTVDNIGLVQKANPKVDAFAQARDCLLPMGITSENVAQRFGVTRLEQDQAAVISHQRAAAATASGKFKDEIIPVLTKIVDPQTGNEKPVVISVDDGIRPTTNLTGLAKLKPAFKRDGATTAGNSSQVSDGAAAVLLMKRSIAMQKGLPILGVFRSFAAVGVDPAVMGIGPAVAIPAAVKSAGLEVNNIDLFEINEAFASQYVYCQKKLNLDPENVNVNGGALALGHPLGATGARCVATLLHEMKRRGKDCRFGVISMCIGSGMGAAAVFERGDAVDDLCNARANNNNNFLSKDAK